The segment GGCAAGCCGTCTACATGAATGGTTTCCGGTGGTGTTCAATATGCCAAGTGCCTTTCCTTACCTGGATTCGTTTGTTACCGTAATGAGCATCATCACCACGTTTCTGATGATCCAGAAAAAAATTGAAAGCTGGATTATCTGGATTATTGTGGATGTGGTGGCCACCTACATGTATTTTGCCAAGGGAATAAAATTTGTTGGCTTTGAATACCTGGTGTTTTGTTTTATTGCTGCCTACGGACTTTTTAACTGGATCAGGGAGTACAAAAGTTATCCTGCCGTAAAATGAAGCGCGGATTAGTCATCGGTAAATTCCTTCCCATCCATAAGGGGCATATTGCACTGATTGAATTTGCAGCTTCGCAGTGCGATGAGGTAATTGTTTCCATGAGTTACACACCGCAGGATCCGATTGATCCGGAACAACGGTTTACATGGATACAAGATTTGTTTGCACATAATCCAGCCATAAAGCCGGCCATGGTATTGGATAATTTTGATGACGAGTCTTTACCGATAGGACCACGCACCGAACGTTGGGCTGCATTCATCAAAAAAACATATCCACCAACCGATGTAGTATTTTCTTCTGAACCGTATGGAGAACCTTTTGCTACTCATCTTGGCGCACAACATATTTCTTTCGATTCAGAAAGAAAGAACTATCCGGTTTCCGGCTCAGCCGTTCGTGAGCATCCCTTTCGTTACTGGGATTACATACCGGATAATGTCAAGCCTTATTTTGTAAAAAAGATTTGCTTTTACGGGCCGGAGAGTACCGGAAAATCCACAATGGCCAAAAGGATGGCCGGGCATTATCATACCGTAAGTGTTCCGGAAGTTGCGCGTGAGTTGATTACCTCCAATGAATTTAACCGCGAAGACATCATCATGATTGGCCGTAAACAAACCGAACGCATTTTTAAACAGTTACGTCAGGCTAACAAATTACTTTTTTGTGATACGGATTTGATCACTACACAAATTTATTCCCGTCATTACCTGAAAGTGGTTCCGCCTATATTGTATGAGTTTGAAAAGATGGTACAGTACGATCAGTATTTTCTGTTCGATATTGATGTGCCTTGGGTGAGTGATGGGCTACGCGATTTGGGCGAGGAAAAGCAGCGAAGAAATATGTTTGAACTTTTTAAAGATGAATTGGAGCGCAGAAAAATTGAATACATCATGGTAAGTGGTTCTTACCATGAAAGAGAATCACGTATTATAGAATATTGCGATAAGCTTATCG is part of the Cyclobacteriaceae bacterium genome and harbors:
- a CDS encoding AAA family ATPase — translated: MKRGLVIGKFLPIHKGHIALIEFAASQCDEVIVSMSYTPQDPIDPEQRFTWIQDLFAHNPAIKPAMVLDNFDDESLPIGPRTERWAAFIKKTYPPTDVVFSSEPYGEPFATHLGAQHISFDSERKNYPVSGSAVREHPFRYWDYIPDNVKPYFVKKICFYGPESTGKSTMAKRMAGHYHTVSVPEVARELITSNEFNREDIIMIGRKQTERIFKQLRQANKLLFCDTDLITTQIYSRHYLKVVPPILYEFEKMVQYDQYFLFDIDVPWVSDGLRDLGEEKQRRNMFELFKDELERRKIEYIMVSGSYHERESRIIEYCDKLIEQVS